The DNA sequence gaagtcagtgATGAAGGATAATATATAAAGTGCTGTACATGTGTTAGTGGTTCTAACGATAGCAGACTGTATTTGCCATTCTTGGCACACACTTTGTGTTCtctccagtaaactgggactataatttgggaggattgaacAATTATTAAAATTTATAATAATTGTACttataattgtacaatcctctcttattatagtcttagttcactggaccagtaaggCTACATTCATGATACAatagggagaggacacctcagtGGTTTTTAACCTTTAGCTGGTGGGGAAATGTTTAACGTGTGCATTAAatgtatcacttaattatcttcatagtttctagattttagagtcctaTTTCTTCAGagtctttcttttctatgtccatataggCCTACTAGGAAGCAacacatacaataaataaaaaaggaaactgcctctgtaaaaaaaaaagtgagaaacaaACGTGGCAGAAGGGGACCAACTGAATGatctaaaaatatactttaacgaactactgctcttaaattaAACTATTTAAGGAGTTAGTTTAattatttccacaaaaaaactgtTGCACACTTTGCCTGAAAAGCGAGCAGTGGGAGTAAATATATTCCTTATTTTAGCCCATAGGAGAGTGAGAGGGACATGTACGCTTCACAACATTGTAGATTAGTGGTTGTAATTGATATTCATGGTACATTTCCTGCGTTAgtcttctgctcacttttaaggcaaagagtacaactgcTCATTTGTGCAAATAATTAGCCTAACTCCATAAATGGTATGGCAGTTTCAATTCAGaacagtggtcagttaatgtatatgtttAGGCTACTTACCCATTCAGTttgtccgtgatcgtctgctttctctcgctgttttattacagcggccgggtttcttttttacaaatgtgtttcaCATTGTCATTATTCCAtttgaagctgctgctcactctgtgttAAGAAtacacaatgcgtattctccattttagcatcaataaATCTGTGACCGATACCATGGTCTATATAAGAAAGCCGTGAACTTGCACTTATCCCAACTATGTACGcctggcttgacatagcttcaccttttcatcctggctcggcaaacatgcaaccgattaagccgcgatgagtagatcacactaagtcaagcgGCGCTttttcagttatcctggatttcttcattctacttttgtgcaacagcCCCCGGATGTTCACTAATTATCCCCATCACATTGTTATTGTTCCGTTTCTTATTCTGTAATTTGCCtttgtaggttttttttttttattgttaaagcACGTTCAAGGGTTAGACACAATtatgtaaacacaaacacacttataAATATAAACGTTAAATTTCCATTTGCAGTAGCCTGGCCTCCTGTATTCCGCCACAGAGGGATTTTTTTGGTCATACTTTCAGTTTATCATCTCAtggaataaacaaatacaagaaaaaaactATGTGTTAAAGTTCAAAGAAACAAGCCTCAATGTCACACCGACAGAAAACATATAATGTTTAAACTTAAACTAAAAGAACACATACATAATAGTTTTAGTGCTGACATTTGATTTAATGTTATATTTTATCTCTGTATTTTGACTAGTTCAGTGGTTTCCACAGTGGGGAGGGCTTCCAGGGGGGTCCCCAGCCAAATGgggaatattttatttttcctatAATTTCTTCCATAGGTATCAGTCTAGTGGTCCTTGAcgtgaaaaagtttgggaacctaAACAATCACGGATGGCCAAACTATGGCCTAATTTTTAAACGCCAGGGTGAATTTAGATAAACTAGGATATTATAAATTGCACTCCATGTACATTGCACATCTGAGTTTAAACCAGTGGCCTtcatttcatctcagccccgctaaaaattataataataaaaaacaaattcatttttaaaatcaattttatagtttcaagttagagtttgtgaacttgtctgttagtgacagagagCAAACAATTACACGTTGAAAGAAACAGGCttaatatcctgtgtcgctgtcgtcgatgctatgcacctgtaacccagtcatgCACatttttgcaaggcactgtatccgtgtcagattctcattaggggctgagcccccctaaaggtctaatgctagaatcgcccctggttcAAACCCTAGATGTTGCTGTCATCTAAGCAAACGTAAcactacattttattgttaagtgtcagtgtcttgctcagggacactttgacatgtggctgGATGAGCCTGGGATGAACAATGTTGttcctttgaaaaaaaaaagtaatttaccCTCGCAGAACACCAGAGTTGCTCatcggttagttagttagtgtcATTGTGGGACTTGGCTGAATCCCAACTGACCGTTTAAAACACCGGAATCACACAATAGCACAAACTAACAgatggaggcagcggtagagcagcaactccctCGTTCTGCAAGGTAACATGTTTTTGTCAaaagtctggtggctttgaagagagcagagataacgataacttttgtttacttattttgCACAACTGACTATTTTTCACAGATGTGTGTAACAGAAAGTATTTTTGGTTGTGTTGTTGACTGTTATATTtagttatattatttttataccgttacattgttttatattgttctagttagtaaataaaaacatttagatttgcCTAAAATCtttgtcctgtgttttatcataatcaactaactaaaggcaaaaatcacaaaattatTCAATGATCGTGACGTTACAAGTAAAATGTATCGGCGATACtagccctgtatttacttggtatcggatcaatACCAACATTCCCagtatcgcccacccctaaGTAATACTAATCTGAGTCTAATCTTAAACATTCCATGGAATTAAATAGTAAGAGATAAATTAGGACATCAATTCAGTGTTTTAAGATTAAGTGTGTGGCTCTTTGAAGAGCCATTGTCCTTCAATGCTTCCAGTCAGTTTGATATTTATTATACTACACAGTAGCATAAACTAAGCAgcgtatgagaaaaaaaaaaaaaaaaaaaaaaagactaaatcaTCATAAAGCACAGGATTTGCTTGTGTGACCAGAAGTCATAATGAATAATATAGTTCACATCAGGAAGTATTTCTCTAGAGGTATTGtgtgtggctcttaaaagagccgttgggttgttgtagtttttccggATCATGTTTAACCTCCGAAGCCGTACAGGGTGCGGCCCTGTCTCTTCAGAGCGTACACCACATCCATGGCGGTCACGGTCTTCCTCTTAGCGTGCTCGGTGTAGGTGACGGCATCACGGATCACGTTCTCTAGGAACACCTTCAGCACGCCGCGGGTCTCCTCGTAGATCAGACCGGAGATACGCTTCACTCCGCCGCGGCGGGCCAGACGGCGGATGGCGGGCTTGGTGATGCCCTGGATGTTATCACGGAGAACTTTACGGTGACGCTTGGCGCCTCCTTTGCCGAGTCCTTTTCCTCCTTTCCCGCGGCCACTCATTTTTCTCTAGCTGTCGTTAGAAGCGAATGGCTTGAGCTCCGTCGACCGGCAGTATTTACGTCTTATCTGCGGACGTAAGAGAGGACAGATGGCGCGAGCTTCTGTGGGCGGAGCCAAACTCAGCCGCTATTTCAAAActgaaccttttttttatttcctttatgTAGGACTATATTTTAATCCTTCGTGTCTACCTGACCTTAGGTTAAGATTTTATTGAATAATATttacaaatacatttctgagTGAAACGCCAGGGCATCTTTCTTTGTAAATAAGTCTTTAAAGTCCTGCTAATAATATTTACACTTGTTTGGGTTATTTTCTAAaatcaaatttttatttttcttgacTCTAGTTCACAGTGACCTGCCATCTTCAATCCAGTTTCAGGATAAAGACTTTACTTTATATCACCATTTGAAATATATAAactttaaatataatgtttacTTTATATCACCATTGGAATCCAATCAGTTTAAAAGGTGTAATGTCTTGATAGTATCCAGTTCACCCAGAGGTTGATGATGGCTTTAATGTGTTATGTTGGTGAACACCAGATGGCAGCAGGAGATAACATGATGAATCACAGAGAGGTAGCCTCCTCTCACTTGATCACATTTGAAAGGATACAAACTAAGTACTGTAGCCTACACTTACAGTTACAAGTTCGCATAGGGAACATCTAGCTCAATGCAATTTGGCGATTTTAATCAAAGTcaaagtaaactttattatcccaccAGGGGGAAATTCAAGTGATCTGATACTCtcctcaaaagaaaaagaaacacaatacTTTAAATTATGGTCTGCAGGGTAGGGAAAATCCAGTAATACAGTTTGTGACAAAGGAGTAAATTTCCCCGAATACAAACGTTTGACTGCAAGTCTTCGGCCAGTAGTCAGCGGGTGGTCGGAGAAAGATAAAGAAGGACATTCAGAGCCAGAGATGATCTTTTTTTACCATGGGTTTGCCATTGGTGTGCAGGGACTAAAGGGCAAAAAGATAGTGAAATGTTGTTAAAAGATCAGAAGACAGCACTATAGGCCTACCCTAAACATCACACCAAGTGGAAAGGGACCTTAAAACAATTGACAAACTATCCAAAATGAATGTTCCTGCCACATTTGAACTCTCCAAAATACATTGTCTGAAGATGATATTAGGAACactgtaaatatacatatatttacacacaatgTTTGAAGATGAGTGTAACAAGCCTTATAGCTGAAAAGTCCAGAAAATATAGAGGCTTAAGGAGGGACATATTTATATGACAGGTCAGTTAGCAAGGTAGATGGCACATGATCATTTGATTAATGTGaatgttcaaaaatattgtctttgttttagttttctttagttttgtcttttttaaatgcatttgtaTGGAGATAAGTGTTGTATTTGAGGCAAAGTATTTACAACACATTAATTGACTTCCCTTGAAGACACTTTGACATTTCAAACCCAATGTCAGTTATCTTGTTTCTATcttgttttttataaaagaactGAAATAGTTCCTTTATTACAAAATGTCAGCAGGTACCTTATCTAGCTTGGTTGGATAGTGCTCCTGCTGTTGTAACGACAGTCGTTACGGTTGTTGGAGACTTGAAGCCACCATTGTTCCACATCAGGCCAAATGGGAGCGTTTGTTTAGTTTCATATCCCACGCCCAAGTCTGTATCCTTTTGTTTGTGCTGATGGGCCATTTCTCATCAATATCAGTCTCCACTCAGACTCAGACTGTTCCAATCAAACAAGGCAGGAACAGTGTACACATTTAAgattgaaaaacatttaaagcatCCATATAATCAATCAAAGATAATTCATATAACTATGTAGTACTCAAAAATCTTATTACATACTATATAAACAATCCAGTATCTTTTCCTGAAAAGACTATCTGGATCAGTTGAAGTAAATCTGTGAATCTTATacaataaacataattttttttaaggaggTGATTTGGTGCATTCAATTGATTTTTGTGATTctaacaaaacaagaaaagtgTGAGTTTAAGAAGTTAATATGTGTCATAATTACAACAACacaaagataaaataagattaCCAAATAAAGACTAAGCAAAACACTTGAATTATACTTCTAGATAACCGATTTGTATCAGCTGCTCCTATCTTGTTCTAAAGGATAATCAAACTGTAAAATGTTGAAACATATATTCAACTAATCAGCCAAACAGGCTTCAGTTTAAAtctaaaagtttttttcttaaCTGGAAATGCAGTAGTTAGCTagtaaagaggaggaggaaaagtgGCGGGCTGGGCTAAGGCTGCCTGTCTTCAACTACGTCCGCATCAGGGGTTCTAATTCACGCTGCTCTCCACTGCTGGTCATCAAGGACATTACTCAGATCCCAAAAGACCACCACTCACTGGACACATTGGATCAATACTCACCCAGGCACGTTCTTCATGCATCCCACTACATACCTCCACTAAATCACAGCAACAGCTCCCACCACACATCCTGCATTTGatcaaaaggaaaagaaaactaCGCAGACACTTCTTCAAATACAGATTACCGGGACCAAAAGCAGAAATAAACCGGCTTCAGAACCATATCAAACAAAAACTCATTCTGCGTAATCAAGAAAAATGCAAATCATACTACAATAAATTGGACAGTGACTATAGAACTAATCCATATAGTTTCtggcaaaacataaaaaacatgaatGGTGCACAAAACAATATATCGACTCTCACATATCAAggccaaaacattgaaaatcaTCAAGAAAAAGCTACTGTAAACACCCATTCCTGCCCCTCACAATCAGACTTTGACCAGAAATGGAAGAAAACCGTTGACATGGCCACAacaaatccccccccccccatcactGACCTCAGCAAATGACCAAGTAACAGCCCATAGTCACAGTGATCCATAAACCTGGAAAAGATCCTTTTAACTTTACATaactatcaagataacattgcgtgtatttgtatgatataggcctaatactttccccttggtaatgtagcatatgaatttccaattaacacaattctaaaatgcacaagacataaaggcttctgctatcggttgataactcaaacttgccgagaacctagacacccgtttgattacgtgactcatgcattaggcacggttacggtcttgttcagtagtctggtgcacGGTCTCATGGTGACAGCCCacctatcacgtaacaaacatttaacttaacataactactaagataacatcatgtgcatttgtatgtgatatccatcaataatgtaatctattaatttgtatgtacacaatcatctaagatgcacgagaaaggcttctgctatcggttgataattcaaacttgccgagaacctagacacccgtttgaatatagactcatgcagtaGGCTATCGGTTACGGTCCTTaaggtctcgttcagtagcctggtgcgcggtctccttgtgacagcctagcctagctaccacgtagcaacattcacttctctaacatttaacttaacataactaccaaaataacatgacgtgtatttgtatgtgatgtactgtacttccccatcgataatcctctaagatgcaccagaaacaaggcttggttaataactcaaacttgccgagaaccaagacactgCTTGactacattagactcgagcgggccggccggttgcacggttacattagactcgagcggcaGGCAGGttggtcagttcgtcaacactagtcTATTTCATATATCATCGTCTACTACCCCCAACCCACCAAAGGAGATGTCTCAAAATTTGCTGATGGCCTCTGTTACCGGACACACTCAAAATCAATCCCACTGGCGGCCAAAAAACTCCAGCCATGCATCACTGAAATAGAAACCTGGTCCAACAAGTGGAGAACCAAACTAACCCCACCAAAACCCAACTCATCATCTTCACCAAAAACAACCAACTCAAACCACTGATCCATCTCACCCTCCATAACGCTCCCCTCACCCTGGTCAAAGAACCAAAGATTTTAGGAGTCACATTTCAAAGAAACATGTCATGGACCACCCACATCAATAACTTGGAAAAACACGGAAATCAAAGACTTAACCACCTCAAAGCCCTCAGCGGACACAAACACGGAGCATCACCAGAAATCATTCTCAAAGTCTAGCAAGCATACATTCAATCCATTTTTGAATATTCAGCACCAGCCTGGACCACAGGCTCACAGCACCAATTCAACAGACTACAAATCATTCAAAACAAGGCAATACAAATGGCGTACAGACTCCCACAGCAGCCATTACATCCACAGATTGTCCGGGCTCAAACCTCAAACATCACCCTCACAAAAAACTACATTCAGAGAGCAATCCGCAACCCATCAGTAACACAGTTAATTAGGGAAGCACAATGGGCCACCAGAACCCCCCTCTCTATAATCCTGCAAAACAAACCACCATAATGCCAATTCATAACCCACAATTACATTTTCACACTAACATCATTTCCTTGACCCCATTTACATTCTATATACCTCATCtatcattctttttattgtattcCTTCTATTTATTAAGctaatttaatactttttaaccttcctttttctttttccttttgtagTAGGCTATTTTCATGTTCACGACTGCCAGACAACCCCCCAACCAGTGCATGAACAAATTGAGCtcctccttcatctcctccccTCACATGCTGTCTTTATAGATAGAAGAGGGCACAAGCCCTGAACTGTCCCCCATGCACAAGAcaaactgactgactgttgaACTCATTCGGTTCTAACAATCCAACATCGACTGAACTCAAAATGAGCGGAAGAGGCAAGGGGGGAAATCAGGGTAAACTCGGCTGAGTTTATCCGTCAAGCCTCCTTCCTCTGTCCACCTTTGATTGAGCGCGCCTGAAAATGGCAGCTTACTCTGAAAAGTTTGGCTCA is a window from the Perca flavescens isolate YP-PL-M2 chromosome 4, PFLA_1.0, whole genome shotgun sequence genome containing:
- the LOC114553964 gene encoding histone H4 — its product is MSGRGKGGKGLGKGGAKRHRKVLRDNIQGITKPAIRRLARRGGVKRISGLIYEETRGVLKVFLENVIRDAVTYTEHAKRKTVTAMDVVYALKRQGRTLYGFGG